The Schaalia dentiphila ATCC 17982 sequence GCACCGCCTACGTCTCCTCCATCGCCTACCAGATCGAGGAAGTCATGACGGACTCCGTGGCCCGCCCGGTCCGCCAGGTCGCCGAGTCCGAAGGCACGATCCTCGAGAAGACCCAGCTGCTCATGGTCCTCGTGACCGTCCTGGCGCTCATTGCCTCGGCCCTGGCCATCGCGAACCTGGTGACCGCGGGCGTCATGGAGCGCTCCAGCGAAATCGGCCTCATGAAGGCCGTGGGTGCCAAGGATAAGCAGATCATCTCGCTGTTCCTGACGGAGACGATCGTCGTCGGCCTGGTCGGCGGCGCCATCGGCTACGGCGGAGGCCTCGCCCTCGCGCAGGCGATCGGCTACATGGTTTTTGGCTCCTCCATTGCCTTCGTGCCCGTCGTCGTCGGCCTCGTCGCCATCCTTGTCATCCTCGTCGTCCTGGGAGCCTCCATCCCGGCGATCCGCTACCTGCTGCGCCTTAACGCGGCGGAAGTCCTGCACGGAAGGTGATGCCCATGTCCAGACGAGCAATGTTCTGGCGGATGGTCACCTCCTCCATCCTGCGCCGTCGCTCCCGCGTCCTCATCGCGATCCTCGCCGTCGCCATCGGCGCGACCACGCTGTCCGGCCTCGTCACGATCGCCGTCGACGTGCCGGCCCAGCTGGCCCGAGAGATCCGCTCCTACGGCGCCAACCTCGTCGTCACCCCCGCCGGTGACGTGCCCATCACGGACGAGGCCGTGGCCGCCGCGACCGCCCAGGTGCCCGCGAGCGCTCTGGTCGGATCCGCAGCGTTCGACTACGAGACCGTCACCATCAACGACCAGCCCTACGTTGCGGGCGGCGCCGACCTGGAGGCCGTGCACGCCATGAACCCGTACTGGTACGTGGACGGGGACTGGCCTGCTGCGACGGGCCAGATCCTCGTCGGTGAGCAGGTCGCCTCGACGATCGACGTGAAGGCGGGGGACACGATCACAGTAAGCCAGCTGGACGCCGGCGCTTCCTCGAAGGGCGCGCAGGTACAGTCCGGCGCCCCGGCGCCCGGCCTCAAGGTCGATCCGCGTACCGTCACCCTGACCGTGTCCGGCATCCTCAAGACCGGAGGCAACGAAGACGGCTACGTGTACATGTCCAGACAGGACATGAGCACGCTGACCGGGCAGACCGGCGCCGTGTCGCTCGCCGAGTATTCGATCGCCCTGGAAGGCGATCAGCTCAGCGCCATCGCCGACGCGATGAACGCCGCGAACCCCGAGATTCACGCCCAGACCGTGCGCCGCCTCGCCCAGTCCGACACGGGCGTGCTGACGATGCTGCGCTCCCTCCTCGTCGTCATCACCGTTATCGTGCTGGCGCTGACTATGATCGGCGTGTCCACGACGATGATCGCCGTCGTCACCGAGCGGCGTAACGAGATTGGCCTGCGCAAGGCCCTGGGCGCCACCGCCCGATCCATCACCCGCGAGTTCATGGGTGAGGGCGTCATGCTCGGCCTCATCGGAGGCCTCCTGGGTGCCGGGGCCGGCTACGGCCTCGCCGTGCTCATTTCCACCTCCGTGTTCCACCGCTCCATCTCGCTGCACCCCGTGATCCTCCTCGGCACGGTCGCCTGCTCGATCCTCATCGCCGTCCTCGCCTGCCTCCCGCCCGTGCGCCGTGCACTGGCCGTCGATCCCGCGCTCGTCCTGCGCGGAGAATGAGAGTCACCATGACCACCTCCACCGCCACCCCGGCCTCGTCGGCCCCCACGGACGCGCTGCTGAGCCTCGAGGGCGTCTCGAAGATCTACGGGGACCTGCACGCCCTCGACAACGTCTCCCTCGAGATTCCGCGCGGCCAGTGGGTCTCCATCGTCGGCCCCTCCGGCTCCGGCAAGACCACCCTCATGAACATCGTCGGCGCCATGGACACCGCCACCAAGGGCACCGTCATGCTGGACGGCCACGACATCTCCGACCTGACCGCCGACGAGCTCACCGAGGTACGCTGCCGCACCATCGGCCTCGTCTTCCAGCAGTTCCACCTCATCGGCCACCTTACCGCCCTTGAGAACGTCATGGTCGCCCAGTACTACCACTCGATGCCCGACGAGAAGGAAGCCCTTGAGGCCCTGGACCGCGTCGGCCTCGCCGACCGCGCCACCCACCTGCCGCGCCAGCTCTCCGGCGGCGAACAGCAGCGCGTGTGCGTGGCGCGCGCCCTCATCAACTACCCCAAGCTGCTGCTGGCCGACGAGCCCACCGGCAACCTGGACGAAACCAACGAGGAGATCGTCCTCGACCTGTTCAACCAGCTCCATCAGGACGGCACGACCCTCATGGTCGTCACCCACGACGCGCTCGTCGCCGAACAGGGCCAGCGCGAAATCCGACTCGACCACGGCAAGGTCGTCAAGGAAACCTGGCACGACCACGACTTCGAACAGCGCGCCTCCGGCCTGGTCCTGCCCGGCCGCGACGGCGACGCGCGCAGCGGAAAGGACAAGGTGCGATGACCACGCCCACCCCTGTTGAGAGCCGATCCCGCTGGGTTGCCCCGGCCTCGTATGCGGTCCTCGGCGCCCTCGGCGCGACCATCCTGGCCGCGTGCACGCCCAACACCGGCCTGGACATGACCAAGCCCATGAGCGACGGCACCTGGACCGCCCAGTCCAACGCCGACGACCAGGGCTCCATCGGCACCATCACCATCACCGTCGAGGGCGGGCGCATCACCGCTACCTCCTACGAGACGACGCTGGCCGACGGCACCGACAAGGGCGCCGAGTACGGCAAGAACTCCGCGGGCGAAGTCTTCAACGAGGACTACTACAAGAAGGCGCAGGCCGCCGTCGCTTCCTACCAGGAGTACTCCGACAACCTCACCAAGGTCGGCGACCCCGCCAAGGTCGACGTCATCACCGGCGCCACCGTCGCCCACCAGCAGTTCGTGCAGGCCGCCATCCGCGCCATCGCCGCCGCCCAGGGCGTTTCCCCGGACGGTGCCGACGACATCAACATCCCCGGCCTGAACGATGCCACCAAGGACGGCGACCTCGACAAGGACCTCGGAGGCTCTGACGGCTGATTTGGCGCGTACTGCCGCCGCGCCGGGGGACGAGGCCGTGGCTGGGTCTCCGGGGGTAGCTCGCGCTGGGGACGCTGCGCCCACGTGGCGATCCTCTTTCCCCGCGATGGGCACCCGCGTCGACATCATCGGCTGGGGCGGGGACGGTATGGCGATCGTCAACGCAGTCGTGGGCGTTGTTGCACGCCACGAGGACATGTGGAGCGTGTTCCGGCCTTCCTCCGAGGTGTCGCGACTCAATGCCGCTGTTGCTTCGACTGGGTGCGGTGGCGGTGCATCCCGTTGCGGGGCCGATTCCGCGGTGGCCGGCCCCGGCCTCGTCGTCGGTGAAGAAACCGACCGGCTGCTGCGTGACGCGCTGGCGCTCGCGGAGGCGACTGGGGGAACGTTCAACCCGTTGATCGGGCCGCTCGTTGCCGCGTGGGACACCAAGGCGATGCGGGCCGCGTACGTCGCGGGTGTGCCCTTGCCGCCCGCGCCGTCTGAGCGCGTTGTGGAGGCGGCGTTGCGGGCGTCATCGTGGGGCTTGCTGTCGCGCGTTGGCGAGCGGCGGTGGGCGATGGGTGCCCCTGCTGAGTCCGTGGGTGGTGTCGATGTGCCCAGTCCGCGCCTCGACCTGGGCGGCATTGCGAAGGGATACACCGCCGACGCGTGCCGTGACCTGGCTGTGGCCCTGGGGGCGCGTGGTGTGTTGGTGTCGGTGGGGACCTCGTCGGTGTCGGTGTTTGGGACTCGCGCCGACGGTTCCTCGTGGCGCGCCGGCCTGCGAGACCCCCATGGCGGGCCCACGTCGGTCGCTGGCGTCGTAGAACTGCCTGCGGGCGGCATGGCGTCCCTGTCGACGTCTGGCGACAACCTGGGGCCGCTGGGCGGTGTGCGTGCGGTTTGTGCGGGGTCTGCGGCGGGGAGTGCGGTGGGTCCTCTGGTGGGGCCTGCGGCGGATCGTCGTGCGCGTGAAACATCGCGTGAAACATCTGTCGGTGGTGGTCGAGTTTTCGACCACCACATCATCGACCCGCGTACGGGATACCCCGCTCATGCAGGTGTGCGACAAGTCAGTGTCGTGGCCTCGTCGGGTGTGCTGGCGGAGGCCCTGTCGACGGCACTGCTCGTCGACCCGTCCATCGATGTTTCGGACGTCGTGGCCCGATGGTCGCGCTTGTCTGGCGCCCCGGCCTCGACGAAGGTTGTGAGCCTTGTGCGTGCCGAGCAGGGATGAGGTCCAGGCGCGGTCAGGCCTGGTCGGTGCCCGCATTACGAGAGGGTGGGGGGCGAGGGACGGGGCTCATGTGGTCTACCCGCCAGGCGTGATGTGACACTGCCGAGACTCGCAACCGAACGCTCGACGGGCGTGTTCGTTCCCGTTGTCGCTCCGTTGACGGCCGCCATGCGGTGGAGGCTATGAGCGCTGGTGCAACCGTGTGTTGTCCTATGCCCCTGTGATCATTCACCCGTCGAGGAAGTACTGAGGCAACTGTGATGACCGTCAGCTGAGCGGTGTGAGGCGCGGGATCGTTGTTGAGGTTGACCTCGACGATTACCGACGTGCATCAGGAGTACCTCCGCGTTATCACCGTTGCGTGTGGACTGGTATGCAGGGGATGAGCCACTGGCAATGCACCCGTTGTGTGGCGCTACACCCGAACAGAAGGGGTGCAACGCCGACGGTTCGGGTGCACTGCCCCTCAGAACACGTGAAAGTGTGGTCGGTGTGCGCAGAGGCGATTGTGTCGCAAAGAGGGTTGAACTAGCTCGCGCTCTATTCACAGTCCCTTGTTCGTGTCGCTGGTTATCCACAGGGGTTGATTGTCTTGATGATCTCAACTCGTGGGGCTGCAAGAATCCACATATGAGCAGCCACCAATTGACAGTTATTCGTACCTCGGAAGCGTGTCGCATGGCGCATGAGGAAATAGAATCAGGCGCTTTCTTGCACGTGATGCGAGGATGCTACGTTCGAGTCGATGACACGCGTCTTCTTGACACTCCGTGGCGCACGTGGATAACAGTGGCGCGAGCTCGTCTCCTTGCCGTCCATGCGTTGGGGAGCGGGGATCGAGTATTCGTTGGTGCAAGTTCACTTGCTTCTCGAGGTATTCCTCTGTGGGAGGCGAACCCGGACATATACGTCTGGGCTCGTACTCGGCGTGGGAGTAAGCCTCTCCGCGCGGTTCGCGCAGCGGGGATCCTCGTACCCGGGGTTTCGGTGCGATGGTCTGTTGTATCACCTCTTCAGGGAGAGATACAGACTGTTGGTGGCGTCCTGGCTGAAGGCGTCATCGATGCGACGGTACGTATGGCTTGTTGGTCTGAGCCCCTGAGTGCATTTGTAGGGATCTGTATGGTGCTGAATACGCAGTCGTCCTTTGACCTCTTTTCGCAGGAAGAGTGTCGCGATCGGGCACATGGGGTTCGGTCAGAGATGCTCGTGAGGCTCACGGAGTGGCGCGAACATAACGACAACATGCCGGCGCGCCGAGCAGAAGCCCTCATTCGAGCCGCTGACCCGGGCTGTGACAACCCTGCTGAGGCTGCGTTGCTGTGGGTCTTGAAGTCGGTGAGTGCCTTCGAGGTCGTGACCCAGTTTGAGATCGTCGTCAACGGGCGACGATACTTTGCGGACATCGCTATTCCGGGACTCATGATCATCTTCGAGTTCGATGGGATTGGAAAGCTCGGAAAGAACGAAGCCGACTTTGCTCGGGCGAAGCGTGACTGGATCCAACGTGAGAATGATTTACGTGGAGCTGGCTGGACTATCTATCGATTCTCGTGGCCAGACTATGAGGATCTGACGCAACTGAGAGCCTGGGTGACTGAGTTGTTAGCGCCGTACCAGGCATCGATCCCCGCATCCGCACAGCGCTTGTGGGCGGTTCCAACGCAGGCCTGCGACGGTCCGAATCGGCGGTTTCACATGGGTACATCCCGACGGTGGTCGCAAGGGTCATGCGCATGATCGGAGGCGCTGCACCCGTTACGTGGCGCTGCACCCGAACAGAAGGGGTGTAATGCCTACGGATCGGGTGTAGCGCACGCCGTAACAAGTAGATTCGCGGCATGGCCGCCGCTCGTCGGCACACAAAGCAGCTCGGCCCCACAGCCGGGCCCGGTGGCACCCGGAAAACCCGTGTGGCCGCGCAGCGCCGGCATTCACCCTGCGCGCCCCGCAAGCAGCGTCGCCAGGTGGACGCCACCGCGGTCCGCCAGCTGCGCGGCCTGGGTACGGCACGAGAAGCCATCCGCCAGGTACACGGCCTCCGGATGTGCCGACAACGTGGGCAGCAGTGAATGCGACGCGACGGCGACAGATAGGTCGTAGTGGCCCGCCTCCATGCCGAAGTTCCCGGCCAGGCCGCAGCACCCCTCGAGCCTCGTCACGCGCGCGCCCAGCGACTCGAGCAGCGCCTGGTCCGCGTCCCACCCCATGACGGAGTAGTGGTGGCAGTGTGGCTGCGCGACGATCTCAACACCCTCCAGGCTCGGCAGGCGACGCTCGGATGCGGGCACCGCAGACAGCACCTCGGCGAGGGTGTGCGTCGCGGAAGAC is a genomic window containing:
- a CDS encoding ABC transporter ATP-binding protein; this translates as MTTSTATPASSAPTDALLSLEGVSKIYGDLHALDNVSLEIPRGQWVSIVGPSGSGKTTLMNIVGAMDTATKGTVMLDGHDISDLTADELTEVRCRTIGLVFQQFHLIGHLTALENVMVAQYYHSMPDEKEALEALDRVGLADRATHLPRQLSGGEQQRVCVARALINYPKLLLADEPTGNLDETNEEIVLDLFNQLHQDGTTLMVVTHDALVAEQGQREIRLDHGKVVKETWHDHDFEQRASGLVLPGRDGDARSGKDKVR
- a CDS encoding ABC transporter permease, with protein sequence MSRRAMFWRMVTSSILRRRSRVLIAILAVAIGATTLSGLVTIAVDVPAQLAREIRSYGANLVVTPAGDVPITDEAVAAATAQVPASALVGSAAFDYETVTINDQPYVAGGADLEAVHAMNPYWYVDGDWPAATGQILVGEQVASTIDVKAGDTITVSQLDAGASSKGAQVQSGAPAPGLKVDPRTVTLTVSGILKTGGNEDGYVYMSRQDMSTLTGQTGAVSLAEYSIALEGDQLSAIADAMNAANPEIHAQTVRRLAQSDTGVLTMLRSLLVVITVIVLALTMIGVSTTMIAVVTERRNEIGLRKALGATARSITREFMGEGVMLGLIGGLLGAGAGYGLAVLISTSVFHRSISLHPVILLGTVACSILIAVLACLPPVRRALAVDPALVLRGE
- a CDS encoding FAD:protein FMN transferase, with translation MAGSPGVARAGDAAPTWRSSFPAMGTRVDIIGWGGDGMAIVNAVVGVVARHEDMWSVFRPSSEVSRLNAAVASTGCGGGASRCGADSAVAGPGLVVGEETDRLLRDALALAEATGGTFNPLIGPLVAAWDTKAMRAAYVAGVPLPPAPSERVVEAALRASSWGLLSRVGERRWAMGAPAESVGGVDVPSPRLDLGGIAKGYTADACRDLAVALGARGVLVSVGTSSVSVFGTRADGSSWRAGLRDPHGGPTSVAGVVELPAGGMASLSTSGDNLGPLGGVRAVCAGSAAGSAVGPLVGPAADRRARETSRETSVGGGRVFDHHIIDPRTGYPAHAGVRQVSVVASSGVLAEALSTALLVDPSIDVSDVVARWSRLSGAPASTKVVSLVRAEQG